The segment AACCGGACCGGGACTTCGTATCACCCTGGATTATATGGGATACAGAGCGCCCTTGCAACTAAAAAAGAACGCTTCGAGGGTAATTACGCCGCTGACCTATTGAAAAAAATCTTAGAATCCGGGCCCTACTCCATGACCAGCCGCCTGGAAATCGGGTCGAACCTTATGACGAGTATCTCGGCGGGGGCCACATCGACGGTCTTCTCGAGGGTGTAGACGGTCGGGGAGGAAGGGCCGCTGTCGGTCATCTTGACGAGCACGGTGTGGGTGCCCCGCTCGATTATGAACCTCTCGTACACGTACGAGGCCATGTCTTTCTTAATACCCATGGCCTCATAGTCCTTATCCAGGAGCTTCCTGCCGTCCAGGAAGAGCTCGACCGATATCGGGTGCCTTTCCCTGGGGCATCCGCCGATCTCGCTCAAGTCCATGCTCACGCCCGAGGTCCCCTTCAGTCCCTCGCGGTACTTCTCGCCGGACCTCTTTACGAGGTCCTCCTCCTCGCAGCCGACCACCTTGGTGCCGCTGTGCTTGAAGGCCACCTTTATGGCGGCGTCCTCGGGCGAGAAGAACGAGTACGGCGCCTCCGAGAGGTAGATCGCCGGAGACAGGATGAGAAGCAGAAGGAGCGCCATCCTTATATAGAGCGCCATCAGCCCTTCCCCCCTCCCCGGAGCTCTTCCCGAAGCTCTTCATGGAAGCGTCCAAGCTCTTCCCCGAACTCGTCGGTCTCCACCGCGGAGAGCCTCAGGTACCTTACCCTATCACGGTCCAGGGAGCGTCTTACCACCGGCGGCCGGTAGCCCTGGAACCTGCCGGCAAACCAGGCGTTTCCGTATCTGTAGTTGCAGTCTATCGGCCTGCAGCCGGCCACCAGCACCCCGTCCACGCCCTCCTCGAAGGGTATGGCGAGCATGAGCGGCTGG is part of the Thermodesulfobacteriota bacterium genome and harbors:
- a CDS encoding hydrogenase iron-sulfur subunit, which gives rise to PERCASCGICVGACEYQAIDLPNLTEGDMKDEIKRLSVELREAGGGGGERGSVFVFLCKWGVESGAGSKGSPFEDLPWVTVMKVPCIGMVQPLMLAIPFEEGVDGVLVAGCRPIDCNYRYGNAWFAGRFQGYRPPVVRRSLDRDRVRYLRLSAVETDEFGEELGRFHEELREELRGGGKG